From one Pseudomonas fluorescens genomic stretch:
- a CDS encoding ABC transporter permease yields the protein MRNLNTSVLGSVALLILFLLLWQWGPGLLGMPEFVMPQLSRVAQESVVMWQSSSLLQHTLITAFEIIVGFGLGALLGVAIGVSLGLSPSAEAMLSPYILALQIAPKVAFAPLFVMWLGYTIYPKILIAILIVFFPVMINVLSAIRTVDPDMINLVRTMNASRWQIFRLVEFPSAMAALFSGLRIASTLAVIGVTVGELVGGNQGLGFLLVDAEGQGNTAGVFVAIVMLTLIGVLAYGAVVWAEKRVLHYLPKAMLSTQ from the coding sequence ATGAGAAACCTCAACACCTCCGTGCTCGGCAGCGTCGCCCTGCTGATCCTGTTCCTGCTGCTCTGGCAGTGGGGCCCCGGCTTGCTCGGCATGCCCGAGTTCGTCATGCCGCAACTGAGCCGCGTGGCCCAGGAAAGCGTAGTGATGTGGCAGTCCAGCAGCCTGTTGCAACACACCCTGATCACCGCCTTCGAGATCATCGTCGGCTTTGGCCTCGGCGCCCTGCTCGGTGTGGCCATCGGCGTGTCGCTGGGCCTGTCGCCGTCGGCCGAAGCCATGCTTTCGCCGTACATCCTGGCCCTGCAGATCGCTCCGAAAGTCGCCTTCGCGCCACTGTTCGTGATGTGGCTGGGCTACACCATCTACCCGAAGATCCTCATCGCCATCCTCATCGTGTTCTTCCCGGTGATGATCAACGTGCTCTCGGCGATCCGCACCGTGGACCCGGACATGATCAACCTGGTGCGCACCATGAACGCCAGCCGCTGGCAGATCTTCCGCCTGGTGGAGTTCCCCTCGGCCATGGCCGCGCTGTTCTCCGGCCTGCGCATCGCGTCGACCCTGGCGGTGATCGGCGTCACCGTCGGCGAACTGGTCGGCGGTAACCAGGGCCTGGGCTTCCTCCTGGTGGACGCTGAAGGCCAGGGCAACACCGCCGGAGTCTTCGTCGCCATCGTCATGCTCACCCTGATCGGCGTGCTGGCCTACGGCGCGGTGGTCTGGGCCGAGAAACGCGTCCTGCACTACCTGCCCAAAGCCATGTTGAGTACCCAATGA
- a CDS encoding DMT family transporter, whose protein sequence is MSPIAISRLLILAAVWGASFLFMRIIAPVLGTLPTAFFRVSIACLGLLVILALLRVRWDFNGKLKACLVLGMINSGIPATLYSVAAQVLPAGYSAIFNATTPLMGVLIGALFFREPMTVAKLSGIFLGLFGVGILSGAGPVAFDAKLLQGALSCLAATACYGLAGFLARRWLDQQGGLDSRLSALGSMMGATLLLLPLFGYSVLSQPPASWGGWQVWASLLGLGLVCTAFAYILYFRLISEIGPVKSSTVTFMIPAFGVLWGAWLLDEPLSMAHLYGGLLIAVALWLVLKPARA, encoded by the coding sequence ATGAGCCCCATTGCCATATCCCGCCTGTTGATTCTTGCTGCTGTCTGGGGGGCGAGCTTTCTGTTCATGCGCATCATTGCGCCGGTGCTCGGCACCCTGCCGACGGCGTTTTTCCGCGTCTCCATCGCCTGCCTCGGCCTGCTGGTGATTCTCGCCCTGTTGCGGGTGCGCTGGGACTTCAACGGCAAGCTCAAGGCCTGCCTGGTGCTGGGCATGATCAACTCGGGGATACCCGCCACCCTCTATTCAGTCGCCGCCCAGGTGCTGCCAGCCGGCTACTCGGCGATCTTCAACGCCACCACGCCATTGATGGGCGTGCTGATTGGCGCGCTGTTCTTCCGCGAGCCGATGACCGTCGCCAAGCTTAGCGGCATCTTTCTCGGTTTGTTCGGGGTGGGCATTCTCAGTGGCGCGGGGCCGGTGGCGTTTGACGCCAAGCTGCTGCAAGGCGCCCTCTCGTGCCTGGCGGCGACCGCCTGTTACGGCCTGGCCGGTTTTCTCGCCCGGCGCTGGCTCGACCAGCAAGGCGGTCTCGACAGCCGGCTGTCAGCGCTGGGCAGCATGATGGGCGCGACCTTGCTGCTGTTACCGTTGTTCGGCTACAGCGTGCTGAGCCAGCCGCCGGCAAGCTGGGGCGGCTGGCAGGTGTGGGCATCGTTGCTGGGCCTGGGGCTGGTGTGTACCGCCTTTGCCTACATCCTTTATTTCCGCCTGATCAGCGAGATCGGCCCGGTCAAATCCAGCACCGTGACCTTCATGATCCCGGCCTTTGGCGTGCTGTGGGGTGCCTGGCTGCTGGATGAGCCGCTGTCGATGGCGCACCTGTATGGCGGGCTGCTGATTGCCGTGGCGTTGTGGCTGGTGCTCAAGCCGGCTCGCGCCTGA
- a CDS encoding ABC transporter ATP-binding protein yields MYAIPSQWNTPHSKEDLEPTEIEFRNVGKCFPAKGKAEAPFAIREVNFKIRRGEVVSIIGPSGCGKSTILNMGSGLYRPSEGEVFVGGEAVVGPVRKVAFMLQKDLLMPWRSIRRNVELGLEIQGMPAAKRQPIAEDLLNRCHLQGFADHYPFQLSGGMRQRAALARTLAIDPQVLFLDEPFSALDAQTKMILQQDLARMLFEENKTALFITHDLVEAIAMSDRLLVMSARPGTIIEEITVDLPFRDNPLERRKLPEIGPLAGRLMELLKVGEDTELH; encoded by the coding sequence ATGTACGCAATCCCCTCTCAATGGAATACACCGCACTCCAAGGAAGACCTGGAGCCGACCGAAATCGAATTTCGTAACGTCGGTAAATGTTTCCCGGCCAAGGGCAAGGCCGAGGCGCCCTTTGCCATTCGCGAGGTGAATTTCAAGATCCGCCGCGGCGAGGTGGTGTCGATCATCGGCCCATCCGGTTGCGGCAAAAGCACCATCCTCAACATGGGCTCGGGCCTCTACCGCCCCAGCGAAGGCGAAGTGTTCGTCGGCGGCGAGGCGGTGGTCGGCCCGGTGCGCAAGGTCGCCTTCATGTTGCAGAAGGACCTGCTGATGCCCTGGCGCAGCATCCGCCGCAACGTCGAGCTGGGCCTGGAAATCCAGGGCATGCCCGCCGCCAAGCGCCAGCCGATTGCCGAAGATCTGCTCAATCGCTGCCACCTGCAAGGCTTTGCCGACCACTACCCGTTCCAGCTGTCGGGCGGCATGCGCCAGCGCGCCGCCCTGGCCCGGACCCTGGCCATCGACCCGCAGGTGCTGTTCCTCGACGAGCCGTTCTCGGCCCTCGATGCGCAGACCAAGATGATCCTGCAACAGGACCTGGCGCGGATGCTGTTCGAAGAAAACAAAACCGCGCTGTTCATCACCCACGACCTGGTCGAGGCGATTGCCATGTCCGACCGCCTGCTGGTCATGAGCGCCCGCCCCGGCACCATCATCGAAGAAATTACTGTCGACCTGCCGTTTCGTGACAACCCGCTGGAGCGCCGCAAGCTGCCGGAAATCGGCCCGCTGGCCGGGCGCCTGATGGAACTGCTGAAAGTCGGCGAAGACACCGAACTGCATTGA
- a CDS encoding IclR family transcriptional regulator translates to MNDSDLLKDNQDKYIVPGLERGLLLLCEFSRQNRTLTAPELARRLELPRSTIFRLLTTLETMGFVTRSGNEYRLGMSVLRLGFEYLASLELTELGQPLLARLCDHLNYPSNLVVRDGRSIVYVAKVSPPSVFSSAVNVGTRLPAHATVLGRILLEDLSLAELRELYPEEHLEQHSPCTPKTVLELFDLVQSDRQRGYVSGEGFFESSISTIAAPVRDHSGRVVAAMGVTIPTVQVAHINFDGLLGHVRGSADELSRLLNYTPHAGNGRVTALMRD, encoded by the coding sequence ATGAATGATTCGGATCTGTTGAAAGACAACCAGGACAAGTACATCGTCCCCGGCCTTGAGCGCGGCCTGTTGCTGCTCTGTGAATTCAGCCGGCAAAACCGCACCCTCACCGCGCCGGAACTGGCGCGGCGCCTGGAGCTGCCGCGCTCGACCATCTTCCGCCTGCTGACCACCCTGGAAACCATGGGCTTCGTCACCCGCAGCGGCAATGAATACCGCTTAGGCATGTCGGTGCTGCGCCTGGGCTTCGAATACCTCGCCTCGCTGGAGCTGACCGAGCTCGGTCAACCGCTGCTGGCACGGCTGTGCGATCACCTCAACTACCCAAGCAACCTGGTGGTGCGTGACGGTCGCTCGATTGTCTACGTGGCCAAGGTTTCGCCGCCATCGGTGTTCTCCAGCGCGGTCAACGTCGGCACCCGCCTGCCGGCCCACGCCACGGTACTGGGGCGCATCCTGCTCGAAGACCTGAGCCTGGCCGAGCTGCGCGAGCTGTACCCCGAAGAGCACCTGGAGCAACACTCGCCGTGCACACCGAAAACCGTGCTGGAGCTGTTCGACCTGGTGCAGAGCGACCGCCAGCGCGGCTATGTCAGCGGCGAAGGTTTCTTCGAGTCGTCGATCTCGACCATCGCCGCCCCGGTGCGCGATCACAGTGGCCGGGTGGTCGCCGCCATGGGCGTGACCATTCCCACGGTGCAGGTTGCGCACATCAATTTCGACGGTTTGCTCGGCCATGTCCGCGGCAGCGCCGACGAGCTGTCGCGCCTGCTCAACTACACCCCGCACGCAGGCAACGGCCGCGTCACCGCGCTGATGAGGGACTGA
- a CDS encoding cupin domain-containing protein, with protein MTDLSVQNDAPKTWEQPAGADLAGWMQTRIARYETRKYDWDALKFQADFDPKFRRAQMRYVGTGGTGVNSDMNTIPSEHFTFSTMVIPAGHEGPPHIHTDVEEVFFVLRGKLKVIIEKDGERFETVLTDRDLISVPPGVYREEINIGDEDALMCVMLGAKKPVTPTYPPAHPLASIKRG; from the coding sequence ATGACCGACCTATCCGTACAAAACGACGCCCCGAAAACCTGGGAACAACCCGCAGGCGCGGACCTGGCTGGCTGGATGCAGACCCGCATCGCCCGCTATGAAACCCGCAAGTACGACTGGGACGCGCTGAAGTTCCAGGCCGACTTCGACCCCAAGTTCCGCCGCGCGCAAATGCGCTACGTCGGCACCGGTGGCACCGGGGTCAACAGCGACATGAACACCATCCCCTCGGAGCACTTCACCTTCTCGACCATGGTCATCCCGGCCGGCCATGAAGGCCCGCCGCACATCCATACCGACGTCGAGGAGGTGTTCTTCGTATTGCGCGGCAAGCTCAAGGTGATCATCGAGAAAGATGGCGAGCGCTTCGAAACCGTGCTCACCGACCGCGACCTGATTTCGGTACCGCCGGGCGTGTACCGCGAAGAGATCAACATCGGCGATGAGGACGCGCTGATGTGCGTGATGCTCGGTGCGAAAAAGCCGGTCACCCCGACCTACCCGCCAGCGCACCCGCTGGCCTCGATCAAGCGCGGTTAA
- a CDS encoding SDR family oxidoreductase, translating to MSNLYQLHGRTAIVTGGSSGIGLACVEQLLEAGAAVAFCGRDQQRLDSAEARLRERFPEARLLAQVCDVLDAQSVQAFAAASLAALGPARVLINNAGQGRVSTFADTSDEAWSEELQLKFFSVIYPVRAFLAQLQGQAGASIVCVNSLLASQPEPHMVATSAARAGLKNLVRSMATEFAEQGIRVNGILIGLVESGQWRRRFEAREERDLDWAQWTAQLAQRKHIPLGRLGLPKEAAQAILFLASPLSAYTTGSHIDVSGGLSRHA from the coding sequence ATGAGCAACCTCTATCAACTGCACGGGCGCACCGCCATCGTCACCGGCGGCTCCTCCGGGATTGGCCTGGCCTGCGTCGAGCAACTGCTCGAAGCCGGCGCCGCGGTGGCCTTCTGCGGTCGCGATCAACAGCGGTTGGACAGCGCCGAAGCACGCTTGCGTGAACGCTTCCCCGAGGCCCGTTTGCTGGCCCAGGTCTGCGACGTGCTCGATGCCCAATCGGTGCAGGCCTTCGCCGCCGCCAGCCTGGCCGCGCTGGGCCCGGCCCGGGTGTTGATCAACAACGCCGGCCAAGGCCGGGTGTCGACCTTTGCCGACACCAGCGACGAGGCCTGGAGCGAAGAGCTGCAGCTGAAGTTCTTCTCGGTGATCTACCCGGTGCGCGCCTTCCTGGCGCAGTTGCAGGGCCAGGCCGGCGCCTCGATCGTCTGCGTCAACTCGCTGCTGGCCAGCCAGCCGGAGCCGCACATGGTCGCCACCTCGGCGGCACGTGCGGGCCTGAAGAACCTGGTGCGCTCGATGGCTACCGAGTTCGCCGAACAGGGCATCCGGGTCAACGGCATCCTCATTGGCCTGGTCGAGTCCGGCCAGTGGCGCCGGCGCTTCGAGGCCCGCGAAGAGCGCGATCTGGACTGGGCGCAATGGACCGCGCAACTGGCGCAACGCAAACACATTCCCCTGGGTCGCCTGGGCCTGCCCAAAGAAGCAGCCCAAGCGATCCTGTTCCTGGCTTCGCCCCTGTCGGCTTACACCACTGGCAGCCATATCGATGTTTCTGGAGGCCTGTCCCGCCATGCGTAA
- a CDS encoding ABC transporter substrate-binding protein: MFKSLQRLAQTSVIALGLGLALTAQAEPTKVTYLLPAPPNSPAFAPWIIAKEKGYYRARDLDLTFIAAKGGVDVAKQIGAGNAMLGGAIGDTPIVVRANGIPVRAVAVLGAGGVTMIATNANENIQSVKDLKGKTLTVMSYSDTTYYALLASLRKAGLSKTDVDIQAAGPSGVWQLFSANKAQAMAGVPDWVVNAEEAGLKISLIPQSQIFESMAQAILASDDAIKNQPQVVGGVVQATLQGMRDIIQDPKAAAATFAKAVPAYAGKEAALEKTFRLYVEHVYANQTVLGRIDPARLDAVRKFYVSEGIVAKEPKLDELYSNQFIETTTAAQ; the protein is encoded by the coding sequence ATGTTCAAGTCCCTGCAACGCCTGGCACAGACTTCGGTCATCGCCCTGGGCCTCGGCCTGGCGCTCACTGCCCAGGCAGAGCCGACCAAGGTCACCTACCTGCTGCCCGCGCCGCCCAACTCGCCGGCCTTCGCGCCGTGGATCATTGCCAAGGAAAAGGGCTACTACCGTGCCAGGGACCTGGACCTGACCTTCATCGCCGCCAAAGGCGGGGTCGATGTCGCCAAGCAGATCGGTGCCGGCAACGCCATGCTCGGCGGCGCTATCGGTGACACTCCGATCGTGGTCCGTGCCAACGGTATTCCGGTGCGTGCGGTAGCGGTGCTCGGTGCCGGCGGGGTGACCATGATCGCCACCAACGCCAACGAGAACATCCAGTCGGTCAAGGACCTCAAGGGCAAGACCCTGACCGTGATGTCCTACTCCGACACCACCTACTACGCCCTGCTCGCCTCGCTGCGCAAGGCCGGCCTGAGCAAGACCGACGTCGACATCCAGGCCGCCGGCCCGTCGGGCGTGTGGCAGCTGTTTTCGGCCAACAAGGCCCAGGCCATGGCCGGGGTGCCGGACTGGGTGGTCAATGCCGAAGAGGCGGGACTGAAGATCAGCCTGATCCCGCAGAGCCAGATCTTCGAGAGCATGGCCCAGGCGATCCTGGCCTCGGACGACGCAATCAAAAACCAGCCGCAAGTGGTCGGCGGCGTGGTCCAGGCCACCCTGCAGGGCATGCGCGACATCATCCAGGACCCGAAAGCTGCCGCCGCCACCTTCGCCAAGGCGGTACCGGCCTACGCCGGCAAGGAAGCGGCGCTGGAAAAAACCTTTCGCCTCTACGTCGAGCACGTCTACGCCAACCAGACCGTGCTCGGGCGCATCGACCCGGCGCGCCTGGACGCGGTGCGCAAGTTCTATGTCAGCGAAGGCATCGTCGCCAAGGAACCCAAGCTCGACGAGCTCTACAGCAACCAGTTCATCGAAACCACCACGGCCGCGCAATAA
- a CDS encoding alpha/beta fold hydrolase: MLHATDHSLAGSEAQLQQRFPQRLMQLADGAQAIREAGQGPAIVLLHGIGSGAASWLQVALQLSQHARVIAWDAPGYGDSSPLAAPAPQAADYARRLLQLLDALHIDDCLLVGHSLGALSAAALAYQHPQRLRRLVLISPARGYGDPARAEQAQQVRSQRLHNLEQLGIAQMARQRSAHMLSPAANAEALAWVQWNMARLQPQGYRQAIELLCGDDLLRYAALTVPCEVHCGGADSITRPEDCQALAKALGAAFALIAGAGHASPIEQPEAVASLLARALEASLTGTAL, translated from the coding sequence ATGTTGCACGCCACCGACCACTCGCTCGCCGGCTCTGAGGCCCAGTTGCAGCAACGCTTCCCCCAGCGCCTGATGCAACTGGCAGATGGCGCCCAGGCGATCCGCGAAGCCGGCCAAGGGCCTGCCATCGTGCTGTTGCATGGCATCGGCTCGGGCGCCGCGTCCTGGCTGCAGGTGGCGCTGCAACTGAGCCAGCACGCCCGGGTGATTGCCTGGGATGCGCCGGGCTATGGCGACTCCAGCCCGCTGGCCGCCCCTGCGCCGCAGGCGGCGGACTATGCCCGGCGCCTGCTGCAATTGCTCGACGCGCTGCACATCGACGACTGCCTGCTGGTCGGCCATTCCCTCGGTGCCCTCAGCGCCGCGGCCTTGGCCTACCAGCATCCGCAACGGCTGCGCCGCCTGGTGTTGATCAGCCCGGCCCGCGGCTATGGCGACCCGGCGCGTGCCGAGCAGGCGCAACAGGTGCGCAGCCAGCGCCTGCACAACCTCGAACAACTGGGCATCGCCCAGATGGCCCGCCAGCGCAGCGCGCACATGCTTTCGCCTGCGGCCAACGCCGAGGCCCTGGCCTGGGTGCAATGGAACATGGCGCGGCTGCAGCCCCAGGGTTATCGCCAGGCCATCGAGCTGCTGTGTGGCGACGACCTGCTGCGCTACGCCGCCCTGACCGTGCCCTGCGAAGTGCATTGCGGCGGCGCCGACAGCATCACCCGCCCCGAGGACTGCCAGGCACTGGCCAAGGCCCTGGGTGCAGCGTTTGCGTTGATTGCCGGAGCCGGCCATGCCAGCCCGATTGAACAACCCGAGGCCGTGGCAAGCCTGCTTGCCCGGGCCCTCGAAGCCTCACTGACAGGTACTGCGCTATGA
- a CDS encoding SDR family oxidoreductase has protein sequence MSPFNSMLEGRRVLVTGGARGLGYAFAQAIGQAGARVVIADILQERVLQAACELREQGLQVTGVTLDLGNPESINACVAEAVAVLGGLDGLVNNASITNSGGKTCEQLDIDTWDQVMQVNVRGTWLMTRACLPALRASGKGAVINLASDTPLWGAPNLLAYVASKGAIIAMTRSLARELGSDNITVNAIAPGLVLVEATAYVPEARHRLYTEQRAIQRPQLPEDVSGAVLFALSDLSRFITGQTLPVNGGFVMP, from the coding sequence ATGAGCCCATTCAACTCCATGCTCGAAGGCCGCCGCGTGCTGGTCACCGGTGGTGCCCGCGGCCTGGGCTATGCCTTCGCCCAGGCCATCGGCCAGGCCGGCGCCCGGGTGGTGATCGCCGACATTCTCCAGGAGCGCGTGCTGCAGGCGGCTTGCGAGCTGCGTGAACAAGGCTTGCAGGTGACCGGCGTGACCCTCGACCTGGGCAACCCGGAATCGATCAATGCCTGCGTCGCCGAGGCGGTTGCCGTGCTCGGCGGCCTCGACGGCCTGGTCAACAACGCCTCGATCACCAACTCCGGCGGCAAGACCTGCGAGCAACTGGACATCGACACCTGGGACCAGGTCATGCAGGTCAACGTGCGCGGCACCTGGCTGATGACCCGCGCCTGCCTGCCAGCCCTGCGCGCCAGCGGCAAGGGCGCGGTGATCAACCTGGCCTCCGACACCCCGCTGTGGGGCGCGCCGAACCTGCTGGCGTATGTCGCCAGCAAGGGCGCAATCATCGCCATGACCCGCAGCCTGGCCCGCGAGCTTGGCAGCGACAACATCACCGTCAATGCCATCGCCCCCGGCCTGGTGCTGGTTGAAGCCACCGCCTATGTGCCCGAGGCGCGCCACCGCCTGTACACCGAACAACGGGCGATTCAGCGCCCGCAACTGCCAGAAGACGTCAGTGGCGCCGTGCTGTTTGCCCTGTCCGACCTGTCGCGTTTCATCACTGGACAAACCCTGCCGGTCAACGGCGGGTTCGTCATGCCTTGA
- a CDS encoding thiamine pyrophosphate-binding protein codes for MRNENTVTVGAAITAFLEQCEVKAAFGVISIHNMPILDAFAVRGNIRFVMARGEAGATNMADAYARTTGGLGVCLTSTGTAAGNAAGALVEALTAGTPLLHITGQIETPYLDQDFAYIHEARDQLTMLKAVSKAAFRVRSVETALSTLKLAVQTALTAPTGPVSVEIPIDIQSTFIPMPSDLSPLPVPVAVPAPEALDLVAERLASATRPLLWLGGGARHAGAQVKRLLDMGVGVITSTQGRGVVNEDDERCLGAFSQNKLVEGFLQTCDALVVAGSRLRSNETFKYALKLPRTTLRIDANPAIEGRSYSSELFICGDSALALDGLADRLEGRLNIDPNFIDELKAVRTQSRAQLVADLGPYSAMVEQLQGLTGRNFSWVRDVTLSNSIWGNRLLNLYHPLAGVHALGGGIGQGLAMGIGAAVAAAESDPQRKVFALAGDGGFILNLGELATLVQEKANVVILLMNDQRYGVIRNIQDAIYGARHAYVELHTPDYTKLAESIGLRHGLVSDLKDFGPVLDNALSQGGPFLLEVDMLSVGGFATQFAGPPNSETKAQKATA; via the coding sequence ATGCGTAATGAAAACACTGTCACCGTTGGCGCTGCCATCACCGCGTTCCTCGAACAATGCGAGGTCAAGGCTGCATTCGGCGTGATCTCGATCCACAACATGCCGATCCTCGATGCCTTCGCCGTGCGCGGCAACATCCGCTTCGTCATGGCCCGAGGTGAAGCCGGCGCGACCAATATGGCCGATGCCTATGCGCGGACCACCGGCGGCCTGGGTGTGTGCCTGACCTCCACCGGTACCGCCGCTGGCAACGCCGCCGGTGCCCTGGTCGAAGCACTGACCGCCGGCACGCCGCTGCTGCACATTACCGGGCAGATCGAAACGCCTTATCTGGACCAGGATTTCGCCTATATCCACGAAGCCCGCGATCAGCTGACCATGCTCAAGGCGGTGTCCAAGGCGGCCTTTCGTGTACGCAGTGTCGAGACCGCGCTGAGCACCCTCAAGCTCGCCGTGCAGACCGCCCTTACCGCCCCGACCGGCCCGGTCAGCGTCGAGATCCCGATCGATATCCAGTCGACCTTCATCCCCATGCCGAGCGACCTGTCGCCGCTGCCGGTCCCGGTCGCCGTGCCGGCTCCGGAAGCCCTCGACCTGGTCGCCGAACGCCTGGCCAGCGCCACCCGCCCGCTGCTCTGGCTCGGTGGCGGCGCGCGCCATGCCGGTGCGCAGGTCAAGCGCCTGCTGGACATGGGCGTCGGTGTGATCACCTCGACCCAGGGTCGCGGCGTGGTCAACGAAGACGACGAACGTTGCCTGGGGGCCTTCTCGCAGAACAAGCTGGTCGAAGGCTTCCTGCAAACCTGCGATGCACTGGTGGTCGCCGGTTCGCGCCTGCGCAGCAACGAGACCTTCAAGTACGCCCTGAAGCTGCCGCGCACCACCCTGCGCATCGATGCCAACCCGGCCATCGAAGGGCGCAGCTACTCCAGCGAACTGTTCATCTGCGGCGACTCGGCCCTGGCCCTCGATGGCCTGGCCGACCGCCTTGAAGGCCGCTTGAACATCGACCCGAACTTTATCGACGAACTCAAAGCCGTACGCACGCAATCGCGCGCGCAACTGGTGGCCGACCTTGGCCCGTACTCAGCGATGGTCGAACAGCTGCAGGGGCTGACCGGGCGCAATTTTTCCTGGGTGCGCGATGTGACCCTGTCCAACAGCATCTGGGGCAACCGCTTGCTCAACCTCTACCACCCGCTGGCCGGCGTCCACGCCCTCGGTGGTGGCATCGGCCAGGGCCTGGCCATGGGCATTGGCGCGGCCGTGGCGGCAGCGGAAAGCGACCCGCAGCGCAAGGTCTTCGCCCTCGCTGGTGACGGCGGTTTCATCCTCAACCTTGGCGAGCTGGCGACCCTGGTACAGGAGAAAGCCAACGTGGTGATCCTGCTGATGAACGACCAGCGCTACGGGGTGATCCGCAATATCCAGGACGCCATCTACGGCGCCCGCCACGCCTATGTCGAACTGCACACTCCGGACTACACCAAGCTGGCCGAGTCCATCGGCCTGCGCCATGGCCTGGTCAGCGACCTGAAGGACTTCGGCCCGGTGCTCGACAACGCCCTGAGCCAGGGCGGGCCGTTTTTGCTGGAAGTCGACATGCTCAGCGTCGGCGGCTTTGCCACCCAGTTCGCCGGGCCGCCCAACAGCGAAACCAAAGCCCAGAAAGCCACGGCCTGA
- a CDS encoding aspartate dehydrogenase: MLNITMIGCGAIGVAVLELLENDAQLRVEHVIASAGSEALVQQRLASFKRPPQVLTALPADARPDLLVECAGHKAIEEHVLPALERGIACLIVSVGALSELGLVERLEAAAARGNTRIELLPGAIGGIDALSAAKVGGLDSVDYIGRKPARAWKNTPAEQVCDLDAIDQATVIFEGSAREAARLYPKNANVAATLSLAGLGLDRTRVTLIADPLSEENVHHFEARGAFGGFEMSLRGKPLQANPKTSALTVYSVVRALGNHAHAISI, translated from the coding sequence ATGCTCAATATCACCATGATCGGCTGCGGCGCCATTGGCGTCGCGGTGCTGGAACTGCTGGAGAACGATGCGCAACTGCGGGTCGAGCATGTGATTGCCTCGGCCGGTTCCGAAGCCCTGGTGCAACAGCGCCTGGCCAGCTTCAAGCGCCCGCCGCAGGTGCTCACCGCCCTGCCCGCCGACGCCCGCCCGGACTTGCTGGTGGAATGCGCCGGACACAAGGCGATCGAGGAACACGTGCTGCCGGCACTTGAGCGCGGCATCGCCTGCCTGATCGTCTCGGTCGGCGCCTTGTCCGAGCTGGGCCTGGTCGAGCGCCTGGAGGCGGCCGCCGCCCGGGGCAACACCCGTATCGAGCTGCTGCCCGGCGCCATCGGCGGTATCGATGCGCTGTCGGCGGCCAAGGTCGGCGGCCTCGACTCGGTCGACTACATCGGACGCAAACCGGCCAGGGCCTGGAAGAACACCCCGGCCGAGCAAGTCTGCGACCTGGATGCCATCGACCAGGCCACGGTGATCTTCGAAGGCAGCGCCCGCGAAGCGGCGCGCCTGTACCCGAAGAACGCCAACGTCGCCGCCACCTTGTCGTTGGCAGGACTGGGCCTGGACCGCACGCGGGTGACGCTGATCGCCGACCCGCTCAGCGAAGAGAACGTCCACCACTTCGAAGCCCGTGGTGCCTTCGGCGGTTTCGAGATGAGCCTGCGCGGCAAGCCGCTGCAAGCCAACCCGAAGACCTCGGCGCTGACCGTCTACAGCGTGGTCCGCGCCCTGGGTAACCACGCCCATGCCATATCCATCTAG